In Phormidium yuhuli AB48, one genomic interval encodes:
- a CDS encoding DUF4178 domain-containing protein has product MLIFIWGVVIVVLAVSTVFVMRQRQLAPVSDSQKNVPLERSVFTLQIGDIVDYMGEDWVVQGTLVYNDNGYQWQEYLLQDGDRIRWLGVEEDDQVQVTWLTPTDDLEITGTPPKQLQFEGNHYRCVESGEATMSRQGMTLNRSSKRCQYFDYRGPGRQVLTIEDWDGDIEVTIGTIIHPSELLLLPGDGQPVYE; this is encoded by the coding sequence ATGTTAATCTTTATTTGGGGTGTTGTTATTGTTGTCTTAGCGGTTTCTACGGTTTTTGTAATGCGTCAAAGACAACTAGCACCCGTCAGTGATTCCCAAAAAAATGTGCCATTAGAACGCAGTGTTTTTACGCTGCAAATTGGCGATATCGTGGACTATATGGGAGAAGACTGGGTGGTGCAGGGAACGCTGGTTTATAATGATAACGGCTATCAGTGGCAGGAGTATCTCTTGCAGGATGGCGATCGTATTCGTTGGCTCGGAGTGGAAGAAGACGACCAAGTGCAAGTGACTTGGTTAACCCCCACGGATGATTTAGAGATTACGGGGACTCCCCCCAAGCAGTTACAGTTTGAGGGGAATCATTACCGCTGTGTCGAATCTGGGGAAGCCACGATGTCTCGTCAGGGGATGACCTTAAATCGCAGCAGCAAACGATGTCAGTATTTCGATTATCGAGGGCCCGGACGTCAGGTGTTGACCATTGAGGATTGGGATGGCGATATTGAAGTCACCATTGGAACAATTATTCATCCCTCAGAACTTCTGTTGTTACCCGGAGATGGCCAGCCGGTATATGAGTAG
- a CDS encoding Fic family protein — protein sequence MPWNPIQDLPESWQDLANTELPPLARVWNEQAERLQQSGEFKKFMEKLRREIAIETGIIERLYSLDRGITRLLIEQGINESLIPHGATDRPVKHVVALIQDQEAAVEGLFDFVGKQRHLSTFYIKQLHQVLTQNQQSTEAIIPSTQEIITIPLIRGDWKKRPNNPIRRDGSVYNYCPPEQVSSEMDRLVALHHQHQDNQVPPEIEAAWLHHRFTQIHPFQDGNGRVARCLASLVFIQAGWFPLVLTRDDRTAYIQASEQADHDDLSGLVNLFSKSQKQAFIRSLPPDGSKSHYHGCQIDVSDRLRQLGTAIAQMQTGLSGSP from the coding sequence ATGCCCTGGAACCCAATTCAAGATTTGCCCGAGAGTTGGCAAGATTTGGCTAATACAGAATTGCCACCCTTAGCTAGAGTTTGGAATGAACAAGCTGAGCGGTTGCAACAATCTGGTGAGTTCAAGAAATTCATGGAAAAACTACGCCGAGAGATTGCCATTGAAACAGGAATCATCGAGCGTTTGTATAGCTTAGATAGAGGAATTACTCGTTTACTGATTGAGCAAGGTATTAACGAGTCGCTCATTCCTCATGGAGCCACAGATAGACCCGTTAAACACGTTGTCGCCTTAATTCAAGACCAGGAAGCGGCTGTCGAAGGATTATTTGACTTTGTAGGTAAACAGCGCCATCTATCAACATTTTACATCAAACAACTTCACCAAGTCTTAACCCAAAATCAACAGAGTACAGAAGCTATTATCCCCTCAACCCAAGAGATTATCACAATTCCTCTAATTCGTGGGGACTGGAAAAAACGACCTAATAATCCCATCAGACGTGATGGTTCTGTCTATAACTACTGTCCCCCGGAACAAGTTTCCTCAGAGATGGATCGATTAGTAGCACTCCATCACCAGCATCAAGACAATCAAGTTCCTCCCGAAATCGAGGCGGCTTGGCTTCATCACCGCTTCACTCAAATTCATCCGTTCCAGGATGGTAATGGTCGAGTTGCAAGATGTCTAGCGAGTCTCGTGTTTATTCAAGCAGGATGGTTTCCGCTGGTCTTAACTCGTGACGATCGCACGGCTTATATTCAAGCATCCGAACAAGCGGATCATGATGATTTATCTGGGTTAGTTAACTTGTTTTCCAAAAGCCAAAAGCAAGCCTTTATTCGGAGTCTCCCCCCCGATGGGAGTAAATCCCATTATCACGGCTGTCAGATTGACGTGAGCGATCGCCTACGCCAACTCGGAACGGCGATCGCGCAGATGCAAACAGGGTTATCAGGGTCTCCATAG
- the tkt gene encoding transketolase has protein sequence MAVATQSLQELCINSIRFLAIDAVEKAKSGHPGLPMGAAPMAFVLWDRFMRFNPKNPQWFNRDRFVLSAGHGCMLQYALLYLTGYDSVGLDDIKQFRQWGARTPGHPENFETPGVEVTTGPLGQGIANAVGLAMAEAHLAARFNKPDAAIVDHYTYAILGDGCNMEGVSGEACSLAGHLGLGKLIALYDDNHISIDGSTDISFTEDVAKRFEAYGWHVIHVENGNTDLDSIEKAIAEAKSVTDKPSFIKVTTTIGYGSPNKANTAGVHGAALGGEEIEATRKNLGWNHDPFEVPEDALAHFRKAVDRGAEAEQAWNASLDTYRSKYPEEAATFERMLKGELPQGWDADLPSFTPEDKGIATRKHSEATLNALAPNLPELVGGSADLTHSNLTELKCSGSFQKGTYENRNLRFGVREHGMGSICNGIALHNSGLIPYCATFLVFADYMRAAIRLSALSEAGVIYVMTHDSIALGEDGPTHQPVETIASLRAIPNLVVIRPADGNETSGAYKVAVQNRKRPTLIAFTRQNVPNLAASTADKVAKGAYIAADCEGTPEMLLIGTGSEVSLCLEAAEKLTAEGKKVRVISMPSWELFEEQDDAYRESVLPKAVTKRLVVEAATRFGWERYIGAEGDMVSVDTFGASAPGGTVMEKFGFTVDNVLAKAKAVLR, from the coding sequence ATGGCAGTCGCCACCCAATCACTTCAAGAACTTTGCATCAACTCCATTCGCTTCCTCGCGATTGATGCCGTGGAAAAAGCCAAGTCTGGACACCCCGGACTTCCCATGGGCGCTGCGCCGATGGCGTTTGTGCTTTGGGATCGCTTTATGCGCTTTAACCCCAAAAATCCTCAGTGGTTCAACCGCGATCGCTTTGTCCTCTCCGCCGGACATGGCTGTATGTTGCAATACGCCCTGTTATACCTCACCGGCTATGACAGTGTGGGCCTAGACGACATCAAACAGTTCCGTCAATGGGGCGCGCGCACTCCCGGACACCCAGAAAACTTTGAAACTCCCGGTGTAGAAGTGACCACCGGTCCCTTAGGACAGGGGATTGCCAATGCCGTAGGTTTAGCCATGGCGGAAGCTCATTTAGCCGCTCGTTTCAACAAACCCGATGCGGCGATTGTCGATCACTACACCTACGCCATTCTCGGTGACGGCTGCAACATGGAAGGGGTTTCCGGCGAAGCCTGTTCCCTCGCTGGCCACCTCGGCCTCGGCAAACTCATCGCCCTCTACGACGATAACCACATCTCCATTGATGGCTCCACGGATATTTCCTTCACAGAAGATGTCGCCAAACGGTTTGAAGCTTACGGCTGGCACGTCATCCATGTAGAAAACGGCAACACCGACCTCGATAGTATTGAGAAAGCGATCGCCGAAGCCAAAAGCGTCACCGACAAACCCTCCTTTATCAAAGTCACCACCACCATCGGCTACGGTTCCCCCAACAAAGCCAACACCGCCGGCGTTCACGGGGCCGCTCTCGGTGGAGAAGAAATCGAAGCCACCCGCAAAAACCTCGGTTGGAACCATGACCCCTTCGAGGTTCCCGAAGATGCCTTAGCGCATTTCCGCAAAGCCGTCGATCGCGGTGCTGAAGCCGAGCAAGCCTGGAATGCTAGCCTAGACACCTATCGCAGCAAATACCCAGAAGAAGCCGCCACCTTCGAGCGGATGCTCAAGGGTGAACTGCCCCAAGGTTGGGATGCAGACTTACCCAGCTTCACCCCCGAGGACAAAGGAATTGCCACCCGTAAGCATTCCGAAGCCACCCTCAACGCCTTGGCCCCCAACCTCCCGGAACTGGTGGGCGGTTCTGCGGACTTAACCCACTCCAACTTGACGGAACTCAAATGTTCCGGCAGCTTCCAAAAAGGAACTTATGAAAACCGCAACCTGCGCTTTGGGGTGCGTGAACATGGTATGGGTTCTATTTGTAACGGGATTGCCCTGCACAACTCCGGCTTAATCCCCTACTGTGCCACCTTCTTGGTGTTTGCAGACTATATGCGGGCAGCCATTCGTCTGTCGGCCCTGTCTGAAGCGGGGGTTATCTATGTCATGACCCACGATTCTATCGCCCTGGGTGAAGATGGCCCCACCCACCAACCGGTAGAAACCATTGCTTCTCTGCGTGCGATTCCCAACTTAGTGGTGATTCGTCCCGCTGATGGGAATGAAACCTCGGGGGCCTACAAAGTGGCGGTGCAAAACCGCAAGCGTCCGACCCTGATTGCCTTCACCCGTCAGAATGTCCCCAACTTAGCCGCCAGTACCGCTGATAAGGTAGCCAAAGGAGCTTACATTGCCGCTGACTGTGAGGGAACTCCGGAAATGCTGCTGATTGGGACGGGAAGTGAAGTCTCTCTCTGTCTTGAAGCAGCGGAAAAACTCACCGCTGAAGGTAAGAAGGTGCGGGTGATTTCCATGCCGTCTTGGGAACTGTTTGAGGAGCAGGATGACGCCTATCGTGAGTCTGTGTTACCGAAAGCGGTCACGAAGCGTTTGGTGGTGGAAGCGGCGACTCGCTTCGGCTGGGAACGCTATATCGGTGCTGAAGGTGACATGGTGAGTGTTGACACCTTTGGTGCTTCGGCCCCCGGTGGCACGGTGATGGAGAAATTTGGCTTCACCGTTGATAACGTGTTGGCCAAAGCCAAAGCTGTTCTCCGTTAA
- the fabF gene encoding beta-ketoacyl-ACP synthase II, which yields MTQSSTQRKRVVVTGLGAITPIGKTVDDYWQGLLSAKIGIGPITLFDPTDYACRIAGEVQDFDPHDYIDRKDAKRMARFAQFAVAASKQALTHAGLDINDLNAEQIGVMLGTGVGGLKVMEDQNEVLLKRGPSRVSPFTVPMMIANMAAGLVAIHTGAKGPNSSPVTACAAGSNAIGDAFRLIQQGYAQAMICGGAEAAITQLSVAGFASAKALSTRNDDPLRASRPFDAERDGFVMGEGSGVLILEELDTALSRGATIYAEMVGYGMTCDAYHMTSPVPGGEGAARAIQLALKDGNLQPQQVDYINAHGTSTAANDRTETAAMKAALGEDNARKAAISSTKGMTGHLLGGAGGIEGVAAVLAVANDRIPPTVNLDHPDPDCDLDYVPNQAREREVNVALSNSFGFGGHNVCLAFQKYS from the coding sequence ATGACCCAATCCTCAACCCAGCGCAAACGTGTTGTTGTCACAGGACTCGGTGCTATCACACCCATCGGGAAAACTGTAGACGACTATTGGCAGGGACTGCTCTCCGCCAAAATCGGCATCGGGCCAATCACCCTCTTTGACCCAACAGACTACGCCTGTCGCATTGCCGGAGAAGTGCAAGACTTCGACCCCCATGACTACATCGATCGCAAAGATGCCAAGCGTATGGCCCGGTTTGCTCAATTTGCCGTCGCGGCCAGCAAACAAGCCCTCACCCATGCCGGTTTAGACATCAACGACCTCAACGCGGAACAAATCGGTGTCATGCTCGGAACGGGGGTCGGCGGACTCAAGGTTATGGAAGACCAAAACGAAGTCCTGCTCAAACGGGGTCCCTCCCGCGTCAGCCCCTTTACGGTCCCGATGATGATTGCCAACATGGCCGCCGGACTCGTGGCCATCCATACCGGCGCCAAAGGACCCAACTCCAGCCCCGTCACCGCTTGCGCCGCCGGCTCCAACGCCATCGGGGATGCCTTCCGTCTCATTCAACAGGGTTACGCCCAAGCCATGATTTGCGGCGGAGCCGAAGCCGCCATCACCCAACTGTCTGTGGCTGGGTTTGCCTCTGCCAAAGCCCTCTCCACCCGGAATGACGACCCCCTACGGGCCAGCCGTCCCTTCGATGCTGAGCGGGATGGCTTTGTTATGGGTGAAGGCTCAGGGGTTCTCATTTTAGAAGAGTTGGACACCGCCCTCAGTCGCGGTGCCACCATCTATGCCGAAATGGTGGGCTATGGCATGACCTGCGATGCTTATCATATGACCTCTCCGGTTCCCGGGGGCGAAGGGGCCGCCCGCGCCATTCAACTGGCCCTCAAAGATGGCAACCTCCAACCCCAACAGGTGGATTACATCAACGCCCACGGAACCAGTACCGCCGCCAACGATCGCACCGAAACCGCCGCCATGAAAGCGGCTCTCGGGGAAGACAACGCTCGCAAAGCGGCCATTAGTTCCACCAAAGGCATGACCGGACATCTCCTCGGCGGTGCCGGTGGTATCGAAGGGGTAGCCGCCGTCTTGGCCGTGGCCAACGATCGCATTCCCCCCACCGTCAACCTCGACCATCCCGATCCCGATTGTGATTTAGACTATGTTCCCAACCAGGCCCGGGAACGAGAGGTTAACGTCGCCCTCTCCAATTCCTTCGGCTTTGGCGGTCATAACGTCTGTCTCGCCTTTCAGAAATATAGTTAA
- a CDS encoding AAA family ATPase, which translates to MLDNIELYNFKSHPSTVLNLDCSRLHALVGQNSSGKTSVLQALHYLSRLADSPFKKIFGHQRAPEVLTTSGQTHLSVSAKGFWGYQKNRQDWQASYHFEQQQENKWLPTVSWTLADETGQAQGWDSSLSTTPFPIPQALRFAVHLKLVATTLSKPAYSEAITPRVEFDGSGLAPTLDYLRSEAPDNFQSLQEMLQRIVPGVEKVGVRRAKVLVNRQRLIEVNGKSISYEESQEMTGQEVVLDMNTGERIPAHAISEGTILTLGLLTVLMNPTLPNLVLLDDVEQGLHPKAQRELMTVFKEIIQANKNLQIIVSTHSPYIVDELTPAQVHVLSHQPSGFTRSKRLDEHPDIELAQHTLTTGEFWDAEGEDWIDTVGVND; encoded by the coding sequence ATGCTTGACAACATAGAACTTTATAACTTTAAAAGTCATCCATCGACCGTGCTAAACCTAGATTGTTCACGCCTTCATGCACTGGTGGGACAAAACAGTTCTGGGAAAACATCAGTTTTGCAAGCCCTACATTATCTGAGTCGGCTTGCAGATTCACCCTTTAAAAAGATATTTGGACATCAACGAGCGCCAGAGGTTCTGACAACGAGCGGACAAACTCATCTGTCTGTCAGCGCCAAGGGCTTCTGGGGATATCAGAAAAACCGACAAGATTGGCAAGCCTCCTATCACTTTGAGCAACAACAAGAGAACAAATGGCTTCCAACAGTATCATGGACTCTTGCTGACGAAACAGGACAAGCCCAAGGTTGGGATAGTTCCTTAAGTACCACCCCATTTCCAATTCCTCAGGCGTTAAGGTTTGCCGTTCATCTCAAATTAGTTGCGACCACTCTCTCCAAACCGGCTTATAGTGAAGCCATCACACCACGAGTTGAATTTGACGGTTCAGGATTAGCACCGACCTTAGACTATCTACGGAGTGAAGCTCCAGATAATTTCCAATCTTTACAAGAGATGTTACAGCGGATTGTCCCTGGTGTTGAGAAAGTCGGAGTCAGACGGGCTAAAGTCCTCGTAAATCGTCAACGCTTAATTGAAGTCAATGGAAAATCAATTTCTTATGAAGAAAGCCAGGAAATGACAGGACAAGAAGTTGTCTTGGATATGAATACAGGTGAGCGTATTCCAGCCCACGCTATCAGTGAAGGAACGATACTAACTCTAGGTCTTCTCACCGTTTTAATGAATCCGACTCTACCCAACTTAGTGTTACTCGATGATGTCGAACAAGGACTGCATCCTAAAGCGCAACGGGAGTTGATGACGGTTTTCAAAGAGATTATCCAGGCTAATAAAAATTTACAAATTATAGTATCAACGCACTCCCCGTACATTGTCGATGAGCTAACTCCAGCCCAAGTTCATGTTTTAAGTCATCAGCCATCAGGATTTACTCGTTCTAAACGATTAGACGAGCATCCTGATATAGAGTTAGCTCAACACACCTTGACTACGGGTGAGTTTTGGGATGCGGAAGGAGAAGATTGGATCGATACCGTTGGGGTCAATGATTGA
- a CDS encoding acyl carrier protein has protein sequence MSQTNVSEKVQEIVVEHLGVEASQVKEGASFIEDLGADSLDTVELVMAFEEEFDIEIPDEDAEKILTVKDAVNYIQEKSAAAQA, from the coding sequence ATGAGTCAAACTAACGTTTCAGAAAAAGTTCAAGAAATTGTCGTGGAACACTTAGGTGTCGAAGCTAGCCAAGTCAAAGAAGGAGCTAGTTTCATCGAAGACCTCGGTGCCGACTCCCTTGACACCGTGGAATTAGTCATGGCCTTTGAAGAAGAATTTGATATCGAAATTCCCGACGAAGATGCCGAGAAAATTCTCACGGTCAAAGATGCCGTTAACTATATCCAAGAGAAATCGGCGGCGGCTCAAGCCTAG